One region of Aeromicrobium sp. Sec7.5 genomic DNA includes:
- a CDS encoding TetR family transcriptional regulator — MAAGDTVEEPTSGAVLRAARTARGLSLRAVAEQTKVSPAALSQFETGKSSLAAERLAQVAAFLGVEIALPAAAPHTEVPAFQHWRAFDPPAFDPVLRAALEVFVEKGYHGASIREIAEQAHLSVAGIYHHHPSKQALLVALMESGMHELLDRSEAARAEGHDPLDRVCLLVEAIVLCQLHRQQQAFLGASELRSLTPPNLARQVALRDRQQAMVEGELVAAVEAGQVEVARPDAAARALVTMCTAVASWYRPGGGMDPDEVAAQYVEYALRLLGPPLTR; from the coding sequence ATGGCGGCAGGCGACACGGTCGAGGAACCGACGTCAGGTGCGGTGCTGCGCGCCGCGCGCACGGCGCGGGGCCTGAGCCTGCGGGCGGTCGCCGAGCAGACCAAGGTCAGCCCGGCGGCACTGAGCCAGTTCGAGACCGGCAAGTCCTCGCTCGCGGCCGAGCGCCTGGCCCAGGTCGCGGCCTTCCTGGGCGTCGAGATCGCGCTGCCGGCGGCAGCTCCGCACACGGAGGTCCCGGCCTTCCAGCACTGGCGCGCGTTCGATCCGCCGGCGTTCGATCCGGTGCTGCGGGCCGCGCTCGAGGTCTTCGTCGAGAAGGGCTACCACGGCGCCTCGATCCGGGAGATCGCCGAGCAGGCCCACCTCTCGGTGGCGGGGATCTACCACCACCACCCGAGCAAGCAGGCGTTGCTCGTGGCGCTCATGGAGTCCGGCATGCACGAGCTGCTCGACCGCAGCGAGGCGGCCCGCGCCGAGGGACACGATCCGCTCGACCGCGTGTGCCTCCTGGTCGAGGCGATCGTGCTCTGCCAGCTGCACCGCCAGCAGCAGGCCTTCCTGGGCGCCTCGGAGCTGCGGTCGCTCACCCCGCCCAACCTCGCCCGCCAGGTCGCGCTCCGCGATCGCCAGCAGGCCATGGTCGAGGGCGAGCTCGTGGCAGCCGTGGAGGCGGGTCAGGTCGAGGTCGCGCGTCCCGACGCCGCGGCCCGGGCCCTCGTCACGATGTGCACCGCCGTCGCCAGCTGGTACCGCCCCGGTGGCGGGATGGACCCGGACGAGGTCGCCGCGCAGTACGTCGAGTACGCCCTGCGCCTGCTGGGTCCCCCGCTCACCCGCTGA
- a CDS encoding enoyl-CoA hydratase-related protein, translating to MSPSLRLANLDYDVVDHVATVRFNRPEKRNTFTKQMALDIAEAFAASDADDDVRVVVVTGSGGHFCAGADLEAALSGTLGDSDEFATTAGDITGVERDSGGFAALAIAQSLKPVVAAVSGSAVGIGATLTLPMDVRVVGESTRYGFVFNRRALVPEAASTWFLPRVVSPGKAMEWVLTGRLVGADEALTSGLANHAVADDQVEAKAFEIAREIADHTSAVSVSMSRQMLWRGLEVDSPWYAHAAESRALAERFASADLAEGIGSFFEKRTPAFPMTVPSQLPDAVERPAQRPQDV from the coding sequence ATGAGCCCGAGCCTGAGACTCGCGAACCTCGACTACGACGTGGTCGACCACGTCGCGACGGTGCGGTTCAACCGGCCCGAGAAGCGCAATACGTTCACCAAGCAGATGGCGCTCGACATCGCCGAGGCGTTCGCCGCCTCGGACGCCGACGACGACGTGCGCGTCGTCGTGGTGACTGGCAGCGGGGGGCACTTCTGCGCCGGTGCCGACCTCGAGGCGGCGCTGAGCGGAACGCTGGGCGACAGCGACGAGTTCGCGACGACCGCGGGCGACATCACGGGGGTCGAGCGCGACTCCGGGGGATTCGCGGCGCTGGCGATCGCGCAGTCGCTCAAGCCCGTCGTCGCGGCCGTGTCCGGCTCGGCCGTCGGCATCGGCGCGACGCTGACCCTGCCGATGGACGTGCGGGTCGTCGGTGAGTCGACGCGGTACGGCTTCGTGTTCAACCGGCGGGCGCTCGTGCCGGAGGCCGCCTCGACGTGGTTCCTGCCGCGCGTGGTGTCGCCCGGCAAGGCGATGGAGTGGGTGCTGACGGGTCGCCTGGTCGGCGCCGACGAGGCGCTCACGTCAGGCCTGGCGAACCACGCGGTCGCCGACGACCAGGTCGAGGCGAAGGCGTTCGAGATCGCCCGGGAGATCGCCGACCACACCTCCGCGGTGTCGGTCTCGATGTCGCGCCAGATGCTGTGGCGCGGACTCGAGGTCGACTCGCCCTGGTACGCCCACGCGGCCGAGTCGCGAGCGCTCGCTGAACGGTTCGCGAGCGCCGACCTCGCCGAGGGCATCGGGTCCTTCTTCGAGAAGCGCACCCCGGCGTTCCCGATGACGGTCCCGTCCCAGCTCCCCGACGCTGTCGAGCGCCCCGCGCAGCGTCCGCAGGACGTCTGA
- a CDS encoding Re/Si-specific NAD(P)(+) transhydrogenase subunit alpha: MNDEIESQATAPAAVIGVVRETAPGETRVAGTPATVVQLIKLGYRVAVETGAGAKSSFTDEAYAEAGADVTDTAAAWGADVVLKVNAPSTGEIAQLKDDAIVASFIAPALNPDLLAALSQRSITAFAMDAVPRISRAQSMDVLSSMANIAGYRAVVEAAHEFGRFFTGQVTAAGKVPPAKVLVAGAGVAGLAAIGAASSLGAIVRATDPRPEVADQVKSIGGEYLKVDVDVEESTDGYAKATSEDYDRRAAEIYSEQAADVDIIITTALIPGRAAPVLITEADVASMKAGSVLVDMAAANGGNIAGSVAGEKVVTANGVTIIGYTDLAGRLPTQASQLYGTNLVNLLKLLTPGKDGQLVLDFDDVVQRGVTVVRDGQTTWPPPEVKVSAAPAAAPVKAPEPAPEKPKATPLAKGLLIGAGILALFLVNAFAPQPLPQHFTVLVLSIVIGYYVIGKVHHALHTPLMSVTNAISGIIVVGALVQITSDDLAIQLLAFIAVLLASINVFGGFAVTRRMLSMFSKG, translated from the coding sequence ATGAACGATGAGATCGAGTCGCAGGCGACCGCGCCTGCCGCCGTCATCGGGGTGGTCCGGGAGACTGCTCCGGGCGAGACCCGGGTCGCCGGAACTCCTGCCACCGTGGTCCAGCTGATCAAGCTCGGCTACCGCGTGGCCGTCGAGACCGGGGCCGGCGCCAAGTCCAGCTTCACCGACGAGGCGTACGCCGAGGCCGGGGCCGACGTCACCGACACGGCCGCCGCCTGGGGCGCCGACGTCGTGCTCAAGGTCAACGCGCCGAGCACGGGCGAGATCGCGCAGCTCAAGGACGATGCGATCGTCGCGAGCTTCATCGCCCCCGCGCTGAACCCGGACCTCCTCGCAGCCCTGTCGCAGCGCTCCATCACCGCCTTCGCGATGGACGCCGTGCCGCGCATCTCGCGCGCGCAGTCGATGGACGTCCTGAGCTCGATGGCCAACATCGCCGGCTACCGCGCCGTCGTCGAGGCCGCCCACGAGTTCGGCCGCTTCTTCACCGGCCAGGTCACCGCCGCCGGCAAGGTCCCGCCCGCCAAGGTCCTCGTGGCCGGCGCCGGCGTGGCCGGCCTCGCCGCGATCGGTGCGGCGTCGAGCCTCGGCGCCATCGTGCGGGCCACCGACCCGCGCCCGGAGGTCGCCGACCAGGTCAAGTCGATCGGCGGCGAGTACCTCAAGGTCGACGTCGACGTCGAGGAGTCGACCGACGGCTACGCCAAGGCCACCAGCGAGGACTACGACCGCCGCGCGGCCGAGATCTACTCCGAGCAGGCCGCTGACGTCGACATCATCATCACCACGGCGCTGATCCCGGGCCGGGCAGCACCGGTCCTGATCACCGAGGCCGACGTCGCGAGCATGAAGGCCGGCAGCGTGCTGGTCGACATGGCGGCGGCGAATGGCGGCAACATCGCCGGCTCGGTCGCGGGCGAGAAGGTCGTCACCGCCAACGGCGTCACGATCATCGGCTACACCGACCTCGCCGGTCGCCTCCCCACGCAGGCCTCGCAGCTGTACGGCACGAACCTCGTCAACCTGCTGAAGCTGCTCACGCCCGGCAAGGACGGCCAGCTCGTCCTCGACTTCGACGACGTCGTGCAGCGCGGCGTCACGGTCGTGCGCGACGGCCAGACCACGTGGCCCCCGCCCGAGGTCAAGGTCTCGGCGGCCCCGGCCGCCGCTCCCGTCAAGGCTCCTGAGCCGGCTCCCGAGAAGCCCAAGGCCACGCCGTTGGCCAAGGGGCTGCTGATCGGCGCCGGCATCCTCGCGCTGTTCCTCGTGAACGCCTTCGCGCCGCAGCCGCTCCCGCAGCACTTCACCGTGCTCGTGCTCTCGATCGTCATCGGCTACTACGTGATCGGCAAGGTGCACCACGCGCTGCACACCCCACTCATGAGCGTGACCAACGCGATCAGCGGCATCATCGTGGTCGGCGCCCTGGTGCAGATCACCAGCGATGACCTCGCGATCCAGCTGCTCGCCTTCATCGCCGTCCTGCTCGCCAGCATCAACGTCTTCGGCGGCTTCGCCGTGACCCGACGCATGCTCAGCATGTTCTCGAAGGGCTGA
- the pntB gene encoding Re/Si-specific NAD(P)(+) transhydrogenase subunit beta, translated as MTVESAATAAYIVAALLFILSLAGLSKHETARSGVVFGIAGMTIALGATIIAAIDGAEALGIVLLLVAVAIGGAIGLWRARIVEMTGMPELIALLHSFVGLAAVLVGWNGYLEHGSFPSQSLEDIHNAEVFIGVFIGGVTFTGSIVANLKLSAKISSSPLVLPGKNLLNVGALVLFLALTVWFVISPALWLLILVTIVALALGWHLVASIGGGDMPVVVSMLNSYSGWAAAAAGFLLNNDLLIVTGALVGSSGAYLSYIMCKAMNRSFISVIAGGFGIEAKGGDDTEYGEHREITAQETAEMLTNATSVVITPGYGMAVAQAQYPVADLTKKLRERGVEVRFGIHPVAGRLPGHMNVLLAEAKVPYDIVLEMDEINDDLASTSVVLVIGANDTVNPAAADDPSSPIAGMPVLHVWESENVIVFKRSMAAGYAGVQNPLFFRENTQMLFGDAKDRVEDIIRAL; from the coding sequence ATGACTGTCGAATCCGCCGCAACAGCGGCCTACATCGTCGCGGCGCTGCTCTTCATCCTGAGCCTCGCCGGACTGAGCAAGCACGAGACCGCCCGGTCGGGCGTCGTCTTCGGCATCGCGGGCATGACGATCGCCCTGGGCGCCACGATCATCGCCGCGATCGACGGCGCCGAGGCCCTCGGCATCGTCCTGCTGCTGGTCGCCGTCGCGATCGGTGGTGCGATCGGCCTGTGGCGGGCCCGCATCGTCGAGATGACCGGCATGCCCGAGCTCATCGCGCTGCTGCACAGCTTCGTCGGCCTCGCCGCGGTGCTGGTCGGCTGGAACGGCTACCTCGAGCACGGCTCGTTCCCCTCGCAGTCGCTCGAGGACATCCACAACGCCGAGGTCTTCATCGGCGTCTTCATCGGTGGCGTCACGTTCACCGGGTCGATCGTGGCCAACCTCAAGCTCAGCGCGAAGATCAGCTCCTCGCCGCTGGTGCTGCCGGGCAAGAACCTGCTCAACGTCGGCGCGCTGGTGCTCTTCCTGGCGCTCACGGTCTGGTTCGTCATCTCGCCGGCACTGTGGCTGCTGATCCTGGTCACGATCGTGGCGCTCGCCCTCGGCTGGCACCTCGTGGCCTCGATCGGCGGCGGCGACATGCCCGTCGTCGTGTCGATGCTCAACAGCTACTCCGGTTGGGCCGCGGCGGCCGCGGGCTTCCTGCTCAACAACGACCTGCTGATCGTCACGGGTGCGCTCGTCGGCTCCTCGGGTGCCTACCTGAGCTACATCATGTGCAAGGCGATGAACCGCTCGTTCATCTCCGTCATCGCCGGCGGCTTCGGCATCGAGGCCAAGGGTGGCGACGACACCGAGTACGGCGAGCACCGGGAGATCACCGCGCAGGAGACCGCCGAGATGCTGACGAACGCCACCAGCGTCGTCATCACGCCGGGCTACGGCATGGCCGTCGCGCAGGCGCAGTACCCCGTCGCCGACCTCACCAAGAAGCTGCGCGAGCGCGGCGTCGAGGTGCGCTTCGGCATCCACCCCGTCGCGGGTCGCCTGCCGGGCCACATGAACGTGCTCCTGGCCGAGGCGAAGGTGCCGTACGACATCGTCCTCGAGATGGACGAGATCAACGACGACCTCGCGTCGACGTCGGTCGTGCTCGTGATCGGTGCCAACGACACCGTCAACCCGGCGGCCGCCGACGACCCGAGCAGCCCCATCGCGGGCATGCCCGTGCTGCACGTCTGGGAGTCCGAGAACGTCATCGTGTTCAAGCGCTCGATGGCCGCGGGCTACGCGGGCGTCCAGAACCCGCTGTTCTTCCGCGAGAACACGCAGATGCTGTTCGGTGACGCGAAGGACCGGGTCGAGGACATCATCCGCGCGCTGTGA
- a CDS encoding putative quinol monooxygenase: MIVITATFRVKPEHADNWPEITRAFTEATRAEAGNHWFEWSRSVDDPQKYVLLEAFDDDAAGAHVNSDHFTQAQTDLPPYLEQTPKVINGVLDIDGWSELGEMQVD, from the coding sequence ATGATCGTCATCACCGCCACGTTCCGCGTGAAGCCAGAGCACGCCGACAACTGGCCCGAGATCACCCGCGCCTTCACCGAGGCCACGCGCGCCGAGGCCGGCAACCACTGGTTCGAGTGGTCGCGCAGCGTCGACGACCCGCAGAAGTACGTGCTCCTGGAGGCGTTCGACGACGACGCCGCGGGCGCGCACGTGAACTCCGACCACTTCACGCAGGCGCAGACCGACCTGCCGCCCTATCTGGAGCAGACGCCGAAGGTCATCAACGGCGTGCTCGACATCGACGGCTGGTCCGAGCTCGGCGAGATGCAGGTCGACTGA
- the upp gene encoding uracil phosphoribosyltransferase translates to MQVHVADHPLISHKLTVLRDERTDSPTFRRLTEELVTLLAYEATRDVRVETVEVHTPVAAATGVRLSEPRPLVVPILRAGLGMLEGMQRLLPTAEVGFLGMIRNEETLEADTYAERLPDDLSGRQCYVLDPMLATGGSLAAAIGFLVKRGADHITAVCLLAAPEGIARIERELESIGVPVNLVLAGVDDRLDENGYIVPGLGDAGDRLYGVVD, encoded by the coding sequence ATGCAGGTCCACGTCGCCGACCATCCGCTCATCTCGCACAAGCTCACCGTGCTGCGCGACGAGCGCACCGACTCACCGACCTTCCGTCGGCTCACCGAGGAGCTCGTGACCCTCCTCGCCTACGAGGCCACGCGCGACGTCCGCGTCGAGACCGTCGAGGTGCACACCCCCGTCGCCGCAGCCACGGGCGTCCGCCTGTCGGAGCCGCGACCGCTCGTCGTGCCGATCCTGCGCGCCGGGCTCGGCATGCTCGAGGGCATGCAGCGTCTGCTGCCCACGGCCGAGGTCGGCTTCCTCGGCATGATCCGCAACGAGGAGACCCTCGAGGCCGACACGTACGCCGAGCGCCTGCCGGACGACCTGTCCGGTCGCCAGTGCTACGTGCTCGACCCGATGCTCGCGACGGGCGGCTCGCTGGCCGCAGCGATCGGGTTCCTCGTCAAGCGCGGTGCCGACCACATCACGGCCGTGTGCCTGCTGGCCGCGCCGGAGGGCATCGCCCGGATCGAGCGCGAGCTGGAGAGCATCGGCGTGCCCGTCAACCTCGTGCTGGCGGGCGTCGACGACCGGCTCGACGAGAACGGCTACATCGTCCCCGGCCTCGGCGACGCGGGCGACCGACTTTATGGAGTCGTCGACTGA
- a CDS encoding nucleoside deaminase, with product MDAAGAWEPAMRLALDEARGALTSGDVPVGAVVLDPAGEVIGRGRNTRERDADPTGHAEVVAIRDAAAARGEWRLEHCTLVVTLEPCTMCAGAVVASRVGTLVFGAWDDKAGAVGSLWDVVRDRRLNHRPEVVSGVLAEESSALLTGFFAQHR from the coding sequence ATGGATGCCGCCGGTGCGTGGGAGCCCGCGATGCGGCTCGCCCTCGACGAGGCCCGCGGTGCGCTCACGTCCGGTGACGTGCCGGTCGGCGCCGTCGTGCTCGACCCGGCCGGCGAGGTCATCGGCCGCGGTCGCAACACCCGGGAGCGTGACGCCGACCCCACGGGTCATGCGGAGGTCGTCGCGATCCGCGATGCTGCGGCCGCTCGCGGGGAGTGGCGCCTCGAGCACTGCACCCTGGTCGTGACGCTCGAGCCGTGCACGATGTGTGCTGGAGCCGTGGTCGCGTCCCGGGTCGGCACGCTCGTGTTCGGCGCCTGGGACGACAAGGCCGGAGCGGTCGGTTCGCTCTGGGACGTCGTGCGCGACCGGCGACTGAACCACCGCCCGGAGGTCGTCTCCGGCGTGCTGGCCGAGGAGTCGTCGGCTCTCCTGACCGGATTCTTCGCCCAGCACCGCTGA
- a CDS encoding MsnO8 family LLM class oxidoreductase encodes MRLSLLDRSRTRAGRPEAEGLTGSVDRAVHAEQAGYERFWVAEHHAVPGIASGAPAVLLAAIGAATQAIRIGSGGVMLPNHQPLVVAEQFAMLQALNPGRVDLGIGRSLGFTAPVREALRQVEADTYEDDLHELLALLTGTGAVTVHPVVDPVVPVSLLATGRGTQVAAQLGLPVVIGGPVLWGDDIGRVLAEYRRDFRPSDHAREPHVTVSLDVTVAADDAAARDLALPEVWAMARSRQTGEFPPLESVEAIRAQPWNDQLRRRVEKGLGQAVAGSPATVRAALAELETRTGADELMASTSTHDRDALLESDRLLRDLVA; translated from the coding sequence GTGAGGCTCTCCCTGCTCGACCGCTCGCGCACCCGCGCCGGCCGACCCGAGGCCGAGGGCCTGACCGGCTCGGTCGACCGGGCCGTGCACGCCGAGCAGGCCGGGTACGAGCGATTCTGGGTCGCCGAGCACCACGCCGTGCCCGGCATCGCGAGCGGCGCCCCCGCGGTGCTCCTCGCCGCGATCGGTGCGGCGACTCAGGCGATCCGGATCGGGTCCGGTGGCGTCATGCTGCCCAATCACCAGCCGCTCGTCGTGGCCGAGCAGTTCGCGATGCTGCAGGCGCTCAACCCCGGTCGAGTCGACCTCGGCATCGGCCGCTCGCTCGGCTTCACCGCCCCGGTGCGCGAGGCGCTGCGGCAGGTCGAGGCCGACACCTACGAGGACGACCTTCACGAGCTGCTCGCACTGCTGACCGGTACAGGGGCAGTCACCGTGCACCCCGTCGTCGACCCGGTCGTGCCGGTCTCGCTCCTCGCGACGGGCCGTGGCACCCAGGTCGCGGCGCAGCTGGGGCTGCCGGTCGTGATCGGTGGCCCCGTGCTGTGGGGCGACGACATCGGGCGGGTGCTCGCCGAGTACCGGCGCGACTTCCGGCCGAGCGACCACGCGCGCGAGCCGCACGTGACGGTGTCGCTCGACGTCACCGTGGCCGCCGACGACGCCGCGGCTCGGGACCTGGCGCTGCCCGAGGTCTGGGCGATGGCGCGATCACGCCAGACCGGTGAGTTCCCGCCGCTGGAGTCGGTCGAGGCCATCCGGGCGCAGCCGTGGAACGACCAGCTGCGGCGCCGGGTCGAGAAGGGTCTCGGCCAGGCCGTGGCTGGATCGCCGGCGACCGTGCGGGCAGCGCTCGCGGAGCTCGAGACCCGCACGGGTGCCGACGAGCTCATGGCGTCGACCTCGACCCACGACCGCGACGCGCTCCTGGAGTCGGATCGATTGCTGCGCGACCTCGTGGCGTGA